A genomic region of Alicyclobacillus sp. SO9 contains the following coding sequences:
- a CDS encoding glutamate decarboxylase: MPTWHSKHSQRALPHDLSVNPMFAQESKEAIPRFHMRDEGMLPETAYQIIHDEIALDGNARLNLATFVSTWMEPAANRLYTESFDKNMIDKDEYPQTAAIEERCVRILADLWHSPEPQKTLGVSTTGSSEACMLAGLALKRRWQNTRKEQGKSTGQPNIVFSSAVQVVWEKFANYWDVEPRYVNVTEEHPYLDAEGVLNAVDENTIAVVPILGVTYTGLYEPVLEIAKALDDLEERTGLNIPIHVDAASGGFIAPFLQPDLVWDFQIPRVKSINVSGHKYGLVYPGLGWVIWREAEDLPEDLIFRVSYLGGNMPTFALNFSRPGAQVLLQYYNFLRLGREGYYEVQKTCQSVAHFLSGEIRKMEPFHLVTDGSDIPVFAWRLKDNYTGNWNLYDLSRQLRMYGWQVPAYPMPEGMEDTTIMRVVVRNGLSMDLAHLFLMNLKQAVEYLDSLDGAIPHGSKKDNGFHH, encoded by the coding sequence ATGCCGACGTGGCACTCGAAGCATTCCCAACGAGCCTTGCCCCATGACTTGTCCGTAAACCCGATGTTTGCTCAGGAGAGCAAAGAAGCAATCCCGAGGTTTCACATGCGCGACGAAGGCATGCTACCCGAAACTGCGTATCAAATCATTCACGATGAAATCGCTTTGGACGGAAATGCCCGACTTAATCTAGCCACATTCGTAAGCACCTGGATGGAACCGGCCGCAAACCGTCTGTACACCGAATCCTTTGATAAGAACATGATTGACAAAGACGAGTATCCACAAACAGCCGCTATCGAAGAACGATGTGTTCGAATTCTCGCCGACCTGTGGCATTCCCCGGAACCGCAAAAGACGCTGGGTGTGTCGACAACGGGATCGTCAGAAGCCTGTATGTTGGCAGGACTGGCGCTCAAACGGCGTTGGCAGAACACACGCAAGGAACAAGGCAAATCGACAGGGCAGCCTAATATTGTATTTAGCTCTGCAGTCCAAGTGGTTTGGGAGAAGTTCGCGAACTATTGGGACGTTGAACCAAGGTATGTCAATGTAACAGAGGAACACCCCTATCTGGATGCCGAAGGTGTTCTGAACGCCGTTGATGAAAATACGATTGCTGTGGTACCGATTTTGGGTGTTACCTACACCGGCCTGTATGAACCTGTGCTTGAAATTGCAAAAGCACTGGACGATTTGGAAGAAAGGACAGGCCTCAACATCCCCATCCACGTTGACGCTGCTTCCGGTGGTTTCATTGCCCCCTTTCTACAACCGGATTTAGTGTGGGACTTTCAAATTCCCAGGGTGAAATCCATCAATGTCTCAGGACATAAATACGGCCTGGTCTACCCTGGTCTAGGCTGGGTGATTTGGCGAGAAGCTGAAGACTTGCCGGAGGACTTGATTTTCCGTGTATCCTATCTCGGCGGAAACATGCCAACCTTTGCACTGAACTTCTCTCGTCCCGGCGCACAAGTACTTTTGCAGTACTACAATTTCCTGCGGTTGGGCAGAGAAGGCTACTATGAAGTACAAAAAACCTGTCAATCCGTAGCCCATTTTCTAAGCGGGGAAATCCGCAAAATGGAACCTTTCCACCTGGTCACTGACGGCTCAGATATCCCCGTATTCGCGTGGCGGCTAAAGGACAACTATACAGGGAACTGGAACCTTTACGACCTGTCTCGACAGTTACGCATGTACGGATGGCAAGTTCCCGCCTATCCGATGCCAGAGGGTATGGAAGACACCACCATTATGCGCGTAGTAGTTCGCAACGGGCTCTCCATGGACCTTGCCCACCTGTTTCTCATGAATCTGAAACAAGCGGTAGAGTACCTGGATTCACTGGACGGAGCTATACCGCATGGTTCGAAGAAAGACAATGGATTTCACCATTAA
- a CDS encoding VOC family protein: MSFQFTGIHHVQLAAPEGCENTARQFFGELLGWSEVPKPKNLQKRGGVWFQCGAQQVHIGVQQDFIPAKKAHPAFLVEDLDALCRHLDQKNVFIINDEPLPGAKRFYLKDPFGNRLEFLEWE; encoded by the coding sequence ATGTCATTTCAATTTACCGGTATCCATCATGTTCAACTTGCAGCACCCGAAGGCTGTGAAAACACAGCCCGGCAATTTTTTGGAGAGCTGTTAGGGTGGAGTGAAGTTCCCAAACCAAAGAACTTGCAAAAGCGAGGCGGTGTTTGGTTTCAGTGTGGCGCTCAGCAGGTTCATATTGGTGTTCAACAGGACTTTATTCCTGCCAAAAAAGCGCATCCTGCATTCCTCGTCGAGGACCTGGATGCACTCTGCAGACATTTGGACCAGAAGAATGTTTTCATCATTAATGACGAACCGCTCCCGGGAGCAAAGAGGTTCTATCTGAAAGACCCGTTTGGGAATCGGCTAGAGTTTCTAGAATGGGAATAA
- a CDS encoding MYG1 family protein produces MKLGTHNGTFHADDVLAYVILSELFKDAELTRSRDKDTLLKLDIVFDVGGGQFDHHTKDKEFRTSGIPFAAAGLIWRQFGKDLIAQTAPDLSALEVEKIHLNVDESFIAGLDAVDNGITLETSFPIPNLADVVHWFNPGWDASDDEDHAFLQASSFARTVFLKSLQRQFDRVRARQYVISAFDSRQNSKLLILERGGHWLDTLLEIDKKNEVLFVVYPDTHRGYRLQTVRRNKGTFASRKDLPEAWAGLPEDELNQVIGVSDAIFCHPARFIAGAESFESVLKMAHMAIES; encoded by the coding sequence ATGAAACTTGGAACTCACAATGGTACCTTTCATGCTGACGACGTTCTTGCATATGTCATTCTGTCCGAACTCTTCAAGGATGCAGAACTAACGAGATCGAGGGATAAGGATACACTCTTAAAACTCGACATCGTTTTCGACGTAGGAGGCGGACAGTTTGACCACCATACCAAAGACAAAGAATTTCGCACATCAGGGATCCCGTTCGCCGCAGCAGGTTTAATTTGGCGGCAATTTGGAAAAGACCTGATTGCACAAACGGCACCCGACTTATCTGCTCTTGAAGTTGAAAAAATACATCTAAATGTAGATGAGTCCTTCATTGCCGGATTGGACGCAGTTGACAACGGCATCACACTGGAGACGTCCTTCCCAATTCCAAACTTGGCCGACGTCGTTCATTGGTTCAATCCTGGATGGGATGCAAGCGATGACGAGGACCATGCTTTCCTGCAAGCAAGCAGCTTCGCTCGCACGGTATTTCTCAAATCATTGCAGAGACAGTTTGACAGAGTTCGTGCCCGGCAATACGTCATCTCTGCATTTGACTCGAGACAGAATTCAAAACTGTTGATACTTGAAAGAGGCGGTCATTGGCTCGACACCCTATTGGAGATAGATAAAAAAAACGAAGTGTTGTTTGTAGTTTATCCTGACACACACCGTGGATATCGTCTACAAACGGTCCGAAGAAATAAAGGTACTTTTGCTAGCCGAAAGGACCTTCCTGAAGCCTGGGCCGGACTTCCTGAAGACGAACTCAATCAAGTTATTGGCGTAAGTGATGCAATTTTTTGCCACCCTGCTCGCTTCATTGCAGGAGCAGAGTCATTTGAAAGTGTTTTAAAAATGGCGCATATGGCCATCGAGTCCTAA
- a CDS encoding class I SAM-dependent methyltransferase, whose product MISRIQEDAVSVVQSGFEKMIEQQVVIAPWLAVSHGEKRISDNQKRRLRQFAQELSLSDEEVKVLWLDSRPLNPVTRERAYYETLLSTAAYLSYMRLGTLVVTDEMISVSNSLLRQYLHENGGSALTSVYGRVMTYLNAQVLRYYGRLQEDIFISGQWHRPWIDHPIDSELETALQYELVQRVQSDGQTYIELTNQGEELYQACRDDLQKCGYIQQSEQLMRIANFTSMDDYEQMMERAMADIQIHRNTLVQSSDIKPSMKVLELGCGAGALTFKGGLFQTVGTNGQLIATDPAPGMLERARNRQSSYGAENVQFQQAAAEKIPFSGSTFDAVIGMFFLQFTNVPQALKEITRVLRPNGTFTTLVGLGYSHQEEFLKEWFEPLSTKGLTAESSVNLPDENLLPSIAGEYFSTYDCETQEWLFDFSQIEDVVKFNVQAGAMADLNGLPWAARNELFEELIERGYKIKAKYGADAMKHVHKVQLFKGTVTK is encoded by the coding sequence ATGATTTCCAGAATTCAAGAGGATGCCGTGTCTGTCGTTCAAAGTGGTTTTGAGAAAATGATAGAACAACAAGTTGTCATTGCTCCATGGCTGGCGGTTAGTCACGGCGAAAAGCGCATCAGTGACAATCAGAAAAGACGGTTGCGCCAATTTGCTCAGGAATTGTCACTGTCGGATGAGGAAGTGAAAGTCCTGTGGCTCGATTCACGACCCCTAAATCCTGTGACTCGTGAACGCGCTTATTACGAAACACTGCTTTCGACTGCAGCCTATCTCAGTTACATGCGTCTTGGTACGCTAGTGGTTACAGATGAAATGATATCGGTGTCAAACTCTTTACTGAGACAATACCTCCATGAAAACGGAGGCTCCGCCCTAACTTCTGTTTACGGGCGTGTCATGACGTATTTAAACGCCCAAGTGCTACGCTATTACGGTCGTCTTCAAGAGGACATTTTCATCTCCGGCCAATGGCACCGGCCTTGGATTGACCACCCCATTGACAGCGAACTGGAAACAGCGCTTCAGTATGAACTTGTACAACGAGTACAAAGCGATGGACAGACTTACATCGAGTTAACGAATCAGGGAGAAGAACTCTACCAGGCCTGCCGGGACGATTTACAGAAATGCGGGTATATACAACAAAGTGAGCAACTTATGCGAATTGCTAACTTCACCAGCATGGATGACTATGAACAAATGATGGAACGTGCCATGGCTGATATTCAAATCCATCGAAACACCCTCGTACAAAGCAGTGATATAAAGCCCTCTATGAAGGTTCTAGAATTGGGCTGTGGAGCGGGAGCACTGACATTTAAGGGTGGCTTGTTTCAAACCGTCGGAACAAACGGTCAGCTTATCGCAACAGACCCGGCACCTGGTATGTTGGAGCGAGCAAGGAACAGACAGTCTTCTTATGGGGCTGAAAATGTTCAGTTTCAACAAGCAGCAGCAGAAAAAATTCCATTCTCCGGAAGTACATTCGATGCAGTAATTGGGATGTTCTTTTTACAGTTCACAAATGTTCCTCAGGCACTGAAAGAAATTACCCGCGTTCTAAGACCTAATGGTACGTTTACAACCCTCGTGGGCTTAGGCTATTCTCATCAGGAGGAATTTCTGAAGGAGTGGTTTGAGCCGCTCTCTACTAAAGGATTGACAGCGGAGAGTTCAGTCAATTTACCGGATGAAAACTTGCTTCCGAGTATTGCCGGGGAGTATTTCTCAACCTATGACTGCGAGACGCAGGAATGGCTTTTTGATTTCAGTCAAATAGAAGACGTGGTGAAGTTCAACGTGCAAGCCGGCGCAATGGCTGATTTAAACGGGCTGCCGTGGGCAGCGAGAAATGAACTGTTTGAGGAGTTAATTGAACGTGGCTATAAAATTAAGGCAAAGTATGGTGCAGATGCTATGAAGCATGTGCATAAGGTGCAGTTGTTTAAAGGTACCGTTACAAAATAG
- a CDS encoding GbsR/MarR family transcriptional regulator: MTTASNEDISRLRKKLENAIASIMDWYNLTHSASELYSYMFFEDKPMTLEEMKVVMGMSKSNMSYAVRSLVNARMIYKLDYKEGRKELFRADPDFLSSFKNFLTSKLEREISVVTDTLEEVLPRLREISDKRDLEEHLRQDANRYLNKALHAKDYYQWLQEFVDKLNSENLK, translated from the coding sequence GTGACGACCGCGTCTAACGAAGACATAAGCAGACTTCGTAAAAAGTTAGAAAATGCAATCGCAAGCATTATGGACTGGTACAATCTGACTCATTCTGCAAGCGAGTTATACTCTTATATGTTCTTTGAGGACAAGCCCATGACACTCGAAGAAATGAAAGTCGTTATGGGCATGAGCAAGAGCAATATGAGCTATGCTGTCCGTTCATTGGTAAATGCCAGAATGATATACAAGCTTGACTATAAGGAAGGACGAAAGGAACTGTTTCGAGCTGACCCGGATTTTCTTTCTTCCTTTAAGAATTTCTTGACTTCAAAGCTTGAACGGGAAATCAGTGTTGTTACGGACACTTTAGAGGAAGTTCTGCCAAGGCTAAGAGAAATCAGTGATAAACGAGATCTTGAGGAACACCTTCGTCAAGATGCAAACCGATACCTCAATAAGGCACTTCATGCAAAAGACTATTACCAGTGGCTGCAAGAGTTCGTAGATAAGCTGAATTCTGAAAACCTGAAGTAG
- a CDS encoding multidrug efflux SMR transporter: MREKEVSLKWALLFLAVVLEVIGTTSMKLSNGFSRLLPSLYMFGFYAASLVVLNMAMKRLPIGIAYAVWSALGTILISSIGALYFKESITPLQIVFLSLIVVGVAGLHFSSPGSSL; this comes from the coding sequence ATGAGAGAGAAGGAAGTTTCATTGAAGTGGGCACTACTTTTTCTGGCAGTTGTATTGGAGGTCATTGGAACTACATCTATGAAATTATCAAATGGATTCTCTCGTTTGCTTCCGTCGCTCTATATGTTCGGGTTCTATGCCGCTAGTCTTGTCGTCCTGAATATGGCAATGAAACGTCTTCCTATTGGGATTGCCTATGCTGTCTGGTCTGCTCTCGGTACCATTTTAATTTCATCCATTGGCGCTCTGTATTTCAAGGAGTCCATTACACCACTGCAAATAGTCTTTCTCAGTCTCATTGTTGTCGGTGTTGCAGGCCTGCATTTTAGCAGTCCAGGTTCCTCGCTCTAA